One window of the Deferrivibrio essentukiensis genome contains the following:
- a CDS encoding glycosyltransferase family 2 protein — translation MQKTFDIIIVNWNSGEQLKDCVESVMKSSFDNCNLNQIIIVDNDSKDNSIELVQKLDFDKLKIIKNTENLGFGKACNIGAKNSQSDFILFLNPDAMVYEDTFKKLFNYIEQNDTNKIAVYGVQLIGDDGKIQRTCARIPTLSNFIYRSLGLNKLNHKLFPYTMQHWDHLDTREVDHVMGAFFMIKRDVFEKLNGFDERFFVYYEDLELSKRIKDLGYKTIFVSEAQAYHKGGGTSEQVKDHRLFYSIRSRLIYGFKHFGLLKGIFLMIFTFTVEPITRVIFSIFKGQGAEILETFKGFGMLYKDTFNIIKLGLKK, via the coding sequence ATGCAAAAAACATTTGATATAATAATAGTGAACTGGAATTCTGGTGAACAGCTAAAGGATTGTGTAGAGTCTGTAATGAAAAGTTCATTTGATAATTGTAATTTAAATCAAATCATTATTGTAGATAATGATTCAAAAGATAATTCTATAGAATTAGTACAAAAATTAGATTTTGACAAATTAAAGATTATAAAAAACACGGAAAATTTGGGTTTTGGAAAAGCTTGTAACATCGGTGCTAAAAACTCTCAAAGTGATTTTATACTTTTCTTAAATCCAGATGCTATGGTTTATGAAGATACATTTAAAAAACTGTTTAATTATATAGAGCAAAATGATACAAATAAAATAGCAGTATATGGAGTGCAGCTTATCGGTGATGATGGTAAGATTCAAAGAACTTGTGCAAGAATTCCGACTCTTAGTAATTTTATATATCGATCTTTAGGCTTAAATAAACTAAATCATAAATTGTTTCCATATACTATGCAACATTGGGATCATTTAGATACAAGAGAAGTTGATCATGTAATGGGGGCTTTTTTTATGATTAAAAGAGATGTTTTTGAAAAGTTGAATGGTTTTGATGAGCGATTTTTTGTCTATTATGAAGATTTAGAACTATCAAAAAGAATTAAAGATCTTGGTTATAAAACTATCTTTGTTTCTGAAGCACAAGCTTATCATAAAGGTGGTGGAACTTCTGAACAAGTTAAGGATCATAGACTTTTTTACAGTATCCGAAGTCGCCTTATTTATGGATTTAAACACTTTGGTTTGCTTAAAGGAATATTTTTAATGATATTTACTTTTACTGTTGAACCTATTACGAGAGTAATATTTTCTATTTTTAAAGGTCAAGGAGCTGAAATATTAGAAACTTTTAAAGGATTTGGAATGCTCTATAAGGATACATTTAACATCATAAAATTAGGGCTGAAAAAATGA
- a CDS encoding O-antigen ligase family protein, with product MSINLLGQRLFLLLLLLSLALPTIITSIKMALLGVLALFVLITSLKHKKLEINKELFLITLFFSTLGLVYSTYGSVADNPGATKTMTVMVIYPLLFLCLSIFFSQINDFFKIKKTLIIGSFLVVLVQISFLLSAYGVFPALIASYFSTLHSGMAVLDIRENSFLFTLPNVSSLIFLIPFLLSYVLLSEKKNKKMLILLFIMFCLILLTGRRAFFVSFAFSLLFLLFASLYLNKNLKFDILKKLSKTAFILVGFIVVLIVSLEVDIEVYVNDFMSIFDFSSNDSNLKRVYQFRALYEGIANAPLFGSGAGAAAEYTRSSEQPWAYELSYIAFMFHYGILGFMIYLLGIVYIFVSLLKICKDKLVSRDIKVFIISFLAGLVAFLVANSTNPYLGKFDYMWFIFIPIMIINAYKIEKRKHYAKNI from the coding sequence TTGAGTATTAATTTATTGGGGCAAAGATTATTTTTATTGTTACTTCTCCTTTCTTTAGCACTTCCAACCATAATCACATCTATTAAAATGGCTTTACTGGGTGTATTAGCATTATTCGTTCTTATCACATCTTTAAAGCACAAAAAACTTGAGATAAATAAAGAACTATTTTTAATCACTCTTTTCTTTTCAACACTGGGTCTTGTTTATTCTACTTATGGAAGTGTTGCAGATAATCCAGGTGCAACAAAGACTATGACAGTAATGGTTATATATCCATTGCTTTTTTTATGTTTATCTATCTTTTTTAGTCAAATAAACGATTTTTTTAAAATCAAAAAGACTTTAATTATTGGGTCTTTTCTTGTGGTTTTAGTACAAATAAGTTTTTTGCTTTCTGCCTATGGGGTTTTCCCAGCTTTAATAGCTTCTTATTTCAGTACATTGCATTCAGGAATGGCAGTTTTAGATATCAGAGAAAATAGCTTTTTATTTACATTACCAAATGTAAGTAGTCTAATTTTTTTGATACCTTTTTTACTATCGTATGTACTCTTATCTGAAAAAAAGAATAAAAAAATGTTAATTCTTTTATTTATAATGTTTTGTCTTATACTTTTAACAGGAAGAAGAGCTTTTTTTGTGTCTTTTGCATTTTCACTACTTTTTTTACTATTTGCATCATTATATTTAAATAAAAACTTAAAGTTTGATATTTTAAAAAAGCTTAGCAAGACTGCATTTATCTTAGTTGGTTTTATTGTTGTGTTGATAGTTTCTTTGGAAGTAGACATAGAAGTGTATGTGAATGATTTTATGAGTATATTTGACTTTTCATCAAATGACTCTAATTTAAAAAGAGTATATCAGTTTAGAGCTTTGTACGAAGGAATTGCAAATGCACCTTTGTTTGGTAGCGGGGCAGGTGCTGCTGCTGAGTACACTAGGTCAAGTGAACAGCCGTGGGCTTACGAACTTTCATATATAGCTTTTATGTTTCACTACGGGATTTTAGGGTTTATGATTTACCTATTGGGGATTGTATACATATTTGTAAGCTTATTAAAAATATGTAAAGACAAACTAGTATCAAGAGATATTAAAGTATTTATTATCTCTTTTTTAGCTGGGTTAGTTGCTTTTTTAGTTGCAAACAGTACAAACCCTTATTTAGGTAAGTTTGATTATATGTGGTTTATCTTTATACCAATAATGATTATAAATGCATATAAAATAGAGAAGAGGAAACACTATGCAAAAAACATTTGA
- a CDS encoding glycosyltransferase — translation MKKKVLFLFAHLHKGGMQRAVSNITQALGDEYEFHVAYFGTENPGYKYNAMMHDFKIPGSLNDNFFLKIKKYFNKLSVLRNFVNKNRIDKVISFGESANLLNLLSKHNSKKILSVRVAINEGLGTGIYANISKILINIFYKQADLIIPVSKKLAEDCRKIVGKKVPICHIPNMYPIDEIRRKSEEELPKEFKYLENENYIINVGSLCYQKGQDLLIKAYSKLDDIKDNYKLVLVGRGPDKDKLVNLTNELGLKDRVIFIDFQNNPYPFIKHAEIFVLSSRYEGFPNVLIEAMICGTPVVSFDCPTGPNEIIDNEVDGILVSSIDETKLSYSIQNLVVIRKIS, via the coding sequence GTGAAAAAGAAAGTTTTATTTCTGTTTGCACATCTACATAAGGGGGGTATGCAAAGAGCAGTTAGTAATATAACTCAAGCTTTAGGTGATGAGTATGAATTTCATGTGGCTTATTTTGGAACAGAAAACCCAGGCTATAAATATAATGCAATGATGCATGACTTCAAAATTCCTGGTAGTTTAAATGATAATTTTTTTTTAAAAATAAAAAAATATTTCAATAAACTTAGTGTGCTGAGAAATTTTGTTAATAAAAATAGAATTGATAAGGTAATAAGTTTTGGAGAATCTGCTAATCTATTAAATTTGCTATCAAAACATAATTCAAAAAAAATATTATCAGTAAGAGTTGCTATAAATGAAGGATTAGGGACAGGAATTTATGCAAATATATCAAAGATTTTAATAAACATATTTTACAAACAGGCAGATTTAATCATTCCAGTTTCAAAAAAATTAGCAGAAGATTGCAGGAAAATAGTAGGCAAGAAAGTTCCTATTTGTCATATACCTAATATGTATCCAATAGACGAAATACGACGAAAGTCAGAAGAAGAACTTCCAAAAGAATTCAAATATTTAGAAAATGAAAATTATATTATAAATGTGGGCAGCTTGTGCTATCAAAAGGGGCAAGATTTGCTAATTAAAGCTTACTCGAAACTAGATGATATTAAAGATAATTATAAGTTAGTATTAGTAGGTAGAGGACCCGATAAAGACAAGCTTGTAAACTTAACAAATGAGCTAGGTTTGAAAGATAGAGTCATATTTATTGATTTTCAAAATAATCCTTATCCATTTATAAAACATGCTGAAATTTTTGTATTATCATCTAGATATGAGGGGTTTCCGAATGTACTAATAGAGGCAATGATATGTGGAACTCCTGTAGTTTCCTTTGATTGTCCTACGGGACCTAATGAAATTATTGATAATGAAGTAGATGGTATTTTGGTTTCTAGTATAGATGAGACTAAATTATCTTATAGTATTCAAAATCTTGTTGTAATCAGAAAAATATCATAA